The following proteins are encoded in a genomic region of Coffea eugenioides isolate CCC68of chromosome 6, Ceug_1.0, whole genome shotgun sequence:
- the LOC113775170 gene encoding nuclear pore complex protein NUP43, with the protein MALTIPSPQPTSHSPPFQVHRFPQDQYIDALRWLPQLSAFHRHVLLATFNSDTSISSLQTLTYTPNSPPNLSLQSSYPTPSRITSLKTLLIPQSPKPLIAASTLSGSLLFLSADLVNGSLDFEFSVPEKGFHRGPVSGIDVDGNGSGSVVSVGEDGKINLIGIGSEGRGSNQRFFDSNGLVSYSTVKWASPFEFVTGGLGYSLQWWDQRRPGGPVSQFKGNWSSGTTTGIVHSVDIHPSRKHTCLAGGSSGTVFAWDLRWQHHPVILSGAGTPETYSPSESEIWEVQYDNYTHSSNIRNVSSSRVLPAMICSEDGILAVIEQSEVPMELLAEPCAINSFDIDKENPSDVICSLEWESIAILTRS; encoded by the exons ATGGCCCTCACCATTCCATCCCCCCAACCCACCTCCCACTCTCCGCCTTTCCAAGTCCATAGATTCCCTCAGGACCAGTACATAGACGCCCTCCGGTGGCTCCCCCAGCTCTCCGCCTTCCACCGCCACGTTCTCCTAGCCACTTTCAATTCCGACACCTCCATTTCGTCCCTCCAGACCCTCACCTACACCCCCAATTCACCTCCCAATCTATCCCTTCAATCCTCTTACCCGACCCCATCCAGAATCACATCTCTCAAGACCCTTTTAATTCCCCAATCACCAAAACCCCTGATTGCAGCCTCAACCCTTTCCGGGTCTTTGCTGTTTTTGTCTGCTGATTTAGTTAATGGGTCTCTGGATTTTGAGTTTTCGGTACCCGAAAAAGGGTTCCATCGCGGACCCGTTTCGGGGATTGATGTGGATGGAAATGGGTCTGGTAGTGTTGTGAGTGTTGGTGAGGATGGGAAGATTAATCTGATTGGAATTGGGAGTGAGGGGAGAGGGAGCAATCAGAGGTTCTTTGATAGTAATGGGTTGGTTTCTTATAGCACTGTTAAGTGGGCTTCGCCGTTCGAGTTTGTGACTGGTGGATTGGGATATAGCCTTCAATGGTGGGATCAGAGACGGCCCGGCGGACCGGTGTCTCAATTCAAAGGCAATTG GAGTTCTGGAACTACTACTGGTATTGTGCACTCAGTCGATATTCATCCATCAAGAAAGCACACTTGTCTT GCAGGAGGCTCTTCTGGGACTGTGTTTGCATGGGATCTTCGGTGGCAGCACCACCCTGTAATTCTTTCTGGGGCTGGGACCCCTGAAACTTATTCTCCATCCGAGAGTGAGATTTGGGAGGTCCAATATGACAACTACACTCATTCTTCTAATATCCGCAATGTCTCATCATCACGTGTTCTTCCTGCAATGATATGCTCAGAAGATGGCATTCTTGCTGTGATTGAGCAAA GTGAAGTACCGATGGAGCTTCTGGCTGAACCCTGTGCCATCAATAGCTTTGACATTGACAAAGAAAATCCTTCA GATGTTATATGTAGCTTGGAGTGGGAGTCTATAGCCATCCTGACAAGGTCATGA